The following proteins are co-located in the Desulfobacterales bacterium genome:
- the mdh gene encoding malate dehydrogenase, protein MDKKVTVVGAGFVGATTAQRLAEKELCDVVLIDIVEGVPQGKALDLMQAAPVEKHDAKLIGSNGYDESAGSDIVIITAGIPRKPGMSRDDLIATNAGIIKGVVTQVVPKSPNAILIIVSNPLDAMCHVAMATSGFPRERVIGMAGVLDSARFRTFIAMELDVSVESTHAFVLGGHGDTMVPLPRYSTVAGIPITELMSKERINALVQRTANGGAEIVGLLKTGSAFYAPASSAVEMAESILKDKKKILPCAAYLKGEFGIQDLFIGVPVKLGRKGMEQIIEIKLTVEEDAALKKSAAAVQSLVDIVSTLN, encoded by the coding sequence ATGGATAAAAAGGTTACGGTGGTTGGTGCCGGTTTTGTGGGCGCTACGACGGCACAGCGGCTGGCTGAAAAAGAGCTGTGTGATGTGGTATTGATTGATATCGTCGAAGGGGTTCCACAGGGAAAAGCGCTTGATCTTATGCAGGCCGCGCCGGTCGAAAAGCATGATGCCAAACTCATCGGCTCCAATGGGTATGATGAGTCGGCCGGCTCCGACATCGTCATCATTACGGCCGGAATTCCGCGCAAACCCGGTATGAGCCGGGATGATTTGATCGCCACCAACGCCGGGATCATAAAAGGCGTTGTGACCCAGGTTGTCCCCAAATCGCCCAATGCGATTCTTATTATCGTCAGTAATCCTCTGGATGCCATGTGTCATGTGGCGATGGCGACCAGCGGGTTTCCCAGAGAGCGGGTCATCGGTATGGCCGGTGTGCTGGATTCGGCCCGGTTCCGAACCTTTATTGCCATGGAGCTGGATGTGTCGGTTGAAAGCACCCATGCCTTTGTGCTGGGCGGTCATGGGGACACAATGGTGCCGTTACCAAGATACTCCACAGTGGCGGGCATTCCCATCACGGAACTGATGAGTAAGGAGCGCATCAACGCGCTGGTGCAACGAACCGCCAACGGCGGAGCGGAGATTGTGGGACTGCTGAAAACGGGAAGTGCCTTTTACGCGCCGGCCTCATCCGCGGTGGAAATGGCCGAGTCGATTCTTAAGGACAAGAAAAAGATTTTGCCTTGCGCCGCGTATCTTAAGGGCGAATTCGGCATTCAAGATCTGTTTATCGGTGTGCCCGTGAAGCTGGGCCGAAAAGGAATGGAGCAGATTATCGAAATCAAGCTCACAGTCGAAGAAGATGCGGCTTTGAAAAAGTCGGCGGCGGCTGTGCAGAGCCTGGTGGATATAGTGTCGACGCTGAATTGA